In Myxococcales bacterium, the following proteins share a genomic window:
- a CDS encoding DUF1365 domain-containing protein — translation MRSAIYQGRVWHQRQGAVAHGFAYDVSYLYLDLDELPSLIEADVLSDRRFGLVTYRRSDYLGDPATPLAEAVHEVLRRHGIQQPCRIAMLGFVRTLGYVFNPVVFYYCYDRTSDALLAVVAEINNTPWNERFCYVSAQPQPAGGVAAEMPKQFHVSPFFAMDQRYAWRFDRPGERLGVEMINLERGEQVFHVGLQLARQPLNAAGLARHRWHQPLASLGAHAAIYLQAARLLAKRVPFFSHPKSQPQGVP, via the coding sequence GTGCGTAGCGCGATCTATCAGGGGCGGGTGTGGCACCAGCGACAGGGGGCGGTGGCGCATGGCTTTGCGTATGATGTGAGCTATCTCTATCTCGACCTCGATGAGCTGCCGTCGCTGATCGAAGCCGACGTGCTAAGTGATCGGCGGTTTGGCCTCGTGACCTATCGCCGCAGCGACTATCTCGGTGACCCCGCGACGCCGTTGGCGGAGGCCGTGCACGAGGTGTTGCGGCGCCACGGCATCCAGCAGCCATGCCGCATTGCGATGCTCGGGTTCGTGCGCACGCTGGGCTACGTATTTAATCCGGTGGTGTTCTACTATTGCTACGATCGCACCAGCGACGCGCTACTTGCGGTGGTTGCGGAGATCAACAACACGCCGTGGAATGAGCGCTTTTGCTACGTTTCGGCGCAGCCGCAGCCCGCCGGTGGCGTCGCCGCCGAGATGCCCAAGCAATTTCACGTCTCGCCATTTTTTGCGATGGATCAGCGCTATGCGTGGCGATTTGATCGCCCGGGTGAGCGTCTCGGCGTCGAGATGATTAACCTCGAGCGCGGCGAGCAGGTGTTTCACGTCGGCCTACAGCTGGCGCGACAGCCTTTAAATGCTGCGGGGCTCGCCCGCCATCGGTGGCATCAGCCGCTGGCGAGTCTTGGCGCGCATGCGGCCATTTACCTCCAAGCTGCGCGGCTGCTCGCCAAGCGCGTCCCCTTCTTTTCGCATCCAAAATCCCAACCACAAGGTGTTCCATGA
- a CDS encoding NAD(P)-binding protein, giving the protein MAGRALAPAAARGGRFDGRFDDDGDAGAGMKVAVVGAGIAGLAAAHYLGQAHEVVLYCDQPKLGGHTNTVVVQEGPRPIAIDTGFIVFNTSTYPNFMAFLRELGVAWAPSDMTLSVRSEARNFEYAGTSVASLFAQRRNLASPRFLRMLADLRRFYRLAPALVDAPAELTLAAWLAQHNFSAAFYEDHLEPLVRAVWSADAPAAAAFPARFMARFFANHGFLQVAGRSPWFTIAGGAHAYVRAMQAAFAGEVRLGAGVVAVTRLPSGKVEVATSIDVAAYDHVVMACHADMAVALAKAPTATERALLPQFRYQPNVAVLHTDAGVMPKRRVAWSSWNVHLDAAHVGGACLTYWMNKLQPLAASQDYFVSLNYEEHIDPAKVISRFEYAHPVFSEATVAAQARHGEVIDHEGISYCGAYWRNGFHEDGIWSALQVVRALEGGAARA; this is encoded by the coding sequence GTGGCAGGTCGTGCATTGGCGCCTGCGGCGGCGCGCGGCGGCCGCTTTGACGGCCGCTTCGACGACGACGGCGACGCGGGCGCAGGCATGAAGGTCGCGGTGGTGGGCGCCGGCATCGCCGGTCTGGCGGCGGCGCATTATCTCGGCCAGGCGCATGAGGTGGTCCTCTATTGCGACCAGCCCAAGCTCGGCGGCCACACCAATACGGTGGTGGTGCAGGAGGGGCCGCGGCCAATCGCGATCGATACCGGCTTCATCGTCTTTAATACCTCGACCTATCCCAACTTTATGGCGTTCTTGCGCGAGCTCGGCGTCGCTTGGGCTCCAAGCGATATGACGCTTTCGGTGCGCAGCGAGGCACGCAATTTTGAATACGCCGGCACCAGCGTGGCGTCGCTGTTCGCGCAGCGGCGCAATCTCGCCTCGCCGCGATTTCTCCGCATGCTCGCCGATTTGCGGCGGTTCTATCGCCTCGCGCCGGCCTTGGTCGACGCGCCGGCCGAGCTGACGTTGGCTGCGTGGTTGGCGCAGCACAATTTCTCGGCGGCCTTCTACGAAGACCATCTCGAACCGTTGGTGCGCGCGGTGTGGTCGGCCGATGCGCCGGCGGCCGCGGCGTTTCCGGCGCGGTTTATGGCGCGCTTTTTTGCCAATCACGGGTTTCTCCAGGTCGCCGGCCGCTCGCCGTGGTTCACCATCGCCGGCGGCGCGCATGCCTATGTGCGCGCGATGCAGGCGGCGTTTGCCGGCGAGGTGCGCCTCGGCGCGGGCGTGGTTGCCGTGACCAGGTTGCCAAGCGGCAAGGTCGAGGTGGCCACCAGCATCGACGTGGCCGCGTACGATCACGTCGTGATGGCCTGTCATGCCGATATGGCCGTTGCCTTGGCGAAGGCGCCTACCGCCACCGAGCGCGCGCTGTTGCCGCAGTTTCGCTATCAACCCAACGTCGCCGTGCTGCATACCGATGCCGGCGTAATGCCGAAACGCCGCGTCGCGTGGTCGTCGTGGAACGTGCATCTCGACGCCGCGCACGTCGGCGGCGCCTGCCTGACCTATTGGATGAACAAGCTGCAGCCACTGGCGGCCTCGCAAGACTATTTTGTGTCGCTCAACTACGAAGAGCATATTGATCCGGCGAAGGTGATATCCCGCTTTGAATACGCGCATCCCGTGTTCAGCGAAGCGACGGTGGCGGCGCAGGCAAGGCATGGCGAGGTGATCGACCACGAGGGCATTTCGTATTGCGGCGCATATTGGCGCAACGGTTTTCACGAAGACGGCATCTGGAGCGCGCTGCAGGTGGTGCGGGCGCTAGAAGGCGGCGCGGCACGTGCGTAG
- a CDS encoding potassium transporter Kup: protein MSEDNSSSPDDQPGTAPPATDAATPPSPQPTSGEPRPTDSQAIAAIPRRRHPTLSLPAEHGHGDGNGHHRPKGKKELAALSLGALGVVYGDIGTSPLYAVKECLGYGSPHGVVASQGNVLGVISLVFWALTLIVVIKYLTFVLRADNRGEGGILALAALVRQTQPTKNLTKLSIPILLALFGAGLLYGDGAITPAISILGAMEGIAEKSPGLRHLIVPITVAILVVLFAFQRIGTGKIGSVFGWIVMVWFAAIAIAGVPQIIARPDILYAINPIHGIRMIAENGWHSLALLGSVVLVVTGGEALYADMGHFGRKPIRLAWYVIAFPALLLNYFGQGALFLQHPNTTNPFYALVDGPMLVPMIILATMAAVIASQALISGVFSLTHQAIQLGYAPRLTVVHTSEKAEGQIYIPEVNYLLMVACIALVIWKQNSSALAGAYGIAVTGTMAITTYLMFIVGRRNWHKPLWQVGTFVAIFLIIDLGFLFANLPKIPVGGWFPLVVGVGVFIVFTTWWRGKRELAAITDAGSMPSQMFLDDIRETKLPRVSGTAVFMTSNSDGIPGVLLHHVKHNKVLHRQVVLLSVATSNSPWMAGNQALEVRPLEQGFYRVVVTVGFMQSPNVPRILARCEAHGLVCNEMDTTYYLGRQTLVIVKGGAMARWRKWLFALLLRNARPATSFFQVPPNRVVELGLQIEL, encoded by the coding sequence ATGAGCGAAGACAACTCGTCGAGCCCTGATGACCAGCCGGGCACCGCGCCGCCAGCAACCGATGCCGCGACGCCGCCCAGCCCGCAGCCTACCAGTGGGGAGCCCAGGCCTACCGACAGCCAAGCGATCGCGGCCATCCCACGGCGCCGCCATCCCACGCTGTCATTGCCGGCGGAGCACGGCCATGGAGATGGCAATGGTCACCACCGTCCCAAAGGCAAAAAAGAACTTGCGGCGCTATCGCTCGGCGCCTTAGGCGTCGTCTACGGCGACATTGGCACCTCGCCGCTATACGCGGTTAAAGAATGCTTGGGCTACGGCTCTCCCCACGGCGTCGTGGCGTCGCAAGGCAACGTGCTCGGCGTCATCTCGCTGGTCTTCTGGGCGCTCACGCTGATCGTGGTCATCAAATATCTCACGTTTGTGTTGCGCGCCGACAATCGCGGCGAAGGCGGCATCTTGGCGTTGGCTGCGCTGGTGCGGCAAACGCAGCCCACAAAAAACCTTACCAAGCTGTCAATCCCCATCCTGCTCGCGTTATTTGGCGCCGGCTTGCTGTATGGCGACGGGGCGATCACCCCGGCCATTTCGATCTTGGGCGCCATGGAAGGCATCGCCGAAAAAAGCCCGGGCCTGCGCCACCTCATCGTGCCCATCACCGTGGCCATTTTGGTCGTGCTCTTCGCGTTCCAGCGCATCGGCACCGGCAAAATAGGCAGCGTGTTTGGATGGATCGTGATGGTGTGGTTCGCCGCGATTGCCATCGCCGGCGTGCCGCAAATCATCGCCCGCCCCGACATTCTTTACGCCATCAACCCCATCCACGGCATCCGCATGATCGCCGAGAACGGCTGGCACAGCCTCGCGCTGCTAGGCTCGGTGGTCCTCGTTGTAACCGGCGGCGAGGCGCTCTACGCTGACATGGGCCACTTTGGCCGCAAGCCAATTCGGCTCGCCTGGTATGTCATCGCGTTTCCCGCGCTGCTACTCAACTACTTTGGCCAAGGCGCGCTGTTTCTGCAGCATCCCAACACCACCAACCCGTTCTATGCGCTCGTCGATGGCCCCATGCTCGTGCCAATGATTATTTTGGCGACCATGGCGGCGGTCATCGCGTCGCAGGCGCTGATCTCGGGCGTCTTCTCGCTTACCCACCAAGCCATCCAGCTCGGCTATGCACCGCGCCTCACGGTGGTGCATACGTCGGAAAAGGCCGAAGGGCAGATTTACATCCCTGAAGTCAACTACCTGCTAATGGTGGCGTGCATCGCCTTGGTCATCTGGAAGCAAAACAGCTCCGCCCTCGCCGGCGCCTACGGCATCGCGGTAACCGGCACGATGGCAATCACCACCTATCTCATGTTCATCGTCGGCCGGCGCAACTGGCACAAGCCGCTGTGGCAGGTCGGCACCTTTGTCGCGATCTTTCTCATCATCGACCTTGGGTTCTTGTTCGCCAACCTGCCCAAGATTCCGGTCGGCGGATGGTTTCCGTTGGTGGTTGGCGTTGGCGTCTTTATCGTGTTTACCACGTGGTGGCGCGGCAAGCGCGAGCTAGCCGCCATCACCGACGCCGGGAGCATGCCATCGCAGATGTTTCTCGACGACATTCGCGAAACCAAGTTGCCACGCGTCAGCGGCACCGCGGTGTTCATGACGTCAAACTCGGACGGCATCCCGGGTGTGCTGCTTCATCACGTCAAGCACAACAAGGTGCTGCATCGCCAGGTCGTGCTCCTCTCGGTCGCTACCAGCAACAGCCCGTGGATGGCCGGCAATCAGGCGCTCGAGGTCAGGCCGCTCGAACAGGGCTTTTACCGCGTCGTCGTCACCGTCGGCTTTATGCAAAGCCCCAACGTGCCGCGCATCCTGGCGCGTTGCGAGGCCCATGGACTTGTCTGCAACGAGATGGACACGACGTACTACCTCGGCCGCCAAACCCTGGTCATCGTCAAAGGCGGCGCCATGGCGCGTTGGCGCAAGTGGCTGTTTGCGCTGCTGCTGCGCAACGCGCGACCGGCCACCTCGTTCTTCCAGGTACCGCCCAACCGCGTGGTTGAGCTGGGCCTGCAGATCGAATTGTAG
- a CDS encoding branched-chain amino acid ABC transporter permease, with amino-acid sequence MSVKPLRERLAFHKPNVAWASIESVLPFAAGIGVAFALQLFAPELLGAYWGKVALDVGIAIILAVSLNIVNGLAGQFSLGHAGFMLIGGYGAAYATYYGSIALWGSPAVYGGFMGGGDMLFLAACLWGGFLAALAGVAVGLPSLRLRGDYLAIVTLGFGEIMRVLVQRSESVLSVKEIAQQKENMVSLTDNLGGALGFSGLPNYTRLFYVYLFVAVLLVVAYRMKTSRHGRALLAVRENEVAAEAMGVNTTRAKVTAFVFGAFFAGIGGGLFAHELGVALNPAELGFLKSIDVVIMVVLGGMGSISGCVIAAAALTILPEVFREFADYRMIVYSLALILVMIVRPQGLFGVRELWDFRWRKRRTAQPPSAPGGDAGTDAQSQDKDVAP; translated from the coding sequence ATGAGCGTAAAGCCACTGCGCGAGAGGCTGGCGTTTCACAAGCCAAATGTCGCTTGGGCCAGCATTGAGTCGGTGTTGCCCTTTGCGGCGGGCATTGGCGTGGCGTTTGCGCTGCAGCTGTTTGCGCCGGAATTGCTTGGCGCGTATTGGGGCAAGGTCGCGCTCGACGTCGGCATTGCCATCATCTTGGCGGTGTCGCTCAATATCGTAAACGGCCTCGCCGGCCAGTTCTCGCTCGGACATGCCGGCTTTATGCTGATTGGCGGCTACGGCGCGGCGTACGCTACGTACTACGGCTCGATTGCGTTATGGGGCAGCCCCGCCGTCTATGGCGGTTTTATGGGCGGCGGCGATATGTTGTTTCTTGCGGCCTGCTTGTGGGGTGGCTTTTTAGCGGCGCTGGCCGGCGTCGCAGTTGGCTTGCCGTCGTTGCGGTTACGCGGCGACTATCTGGCGATTGTGACGCTTGGATTTGGCGAGATCATGCGCGTGCTGGTGCAGCGCAGCGAGAGCGTGCTGTCGGTAAAAGAAATCGCGCAGCAAAAAGAAAACATGGTGTCGCTGACCGACAACCTCGGCGGCGCGCTCGGCTTTAGCGGGCTGCCCAATTACACGCGCTTATTCTACGTCTACCTTTTTGTCGCCGTGCTGCTGGTGGTGGCGTATCGCATGAAGACCTCGCGCCACGGTCGCGCGCTGCTCGCCGTGCGCGAGAACGAAGTGGCGGCCGAGGCGATGGGTGTCAACACGACGCGGGCGAAGGTCACGGCGTTTGTCTTCGGCGCATTTTTTGCCGGCATTGGCGGCGGCCTGTTTGCGCATGAGCTCGGCGTGGCGCTCAACCCGGCCGAGCTTGGGTTTTTGAAGTCCATCGACGTCGTGATCATGGTGGTGCTCGGCGGCATGGGGTCGATCTCGGGCTGCGTGATTGCCGCGGCGGCGCTGACGATCTTGCCCGAGGTGTTTCGAGAATTTGCCGACTACCGCATGATCGTTTATTCGCTGGCGCTTATCTTGGTGATGATCGTGCGGCCGCAGGGGCTGTTTGGGGTGCGCGAGCTTTGGGACTTTAGGTGGCGCAAACGCCGTACGGCACAACCACCGTCCGCGCCGGGCGGTGACGCCGGCACCGACGCGCAGAGCCAAGACAAGGACGTGGCGCCATGA
- a CDS encoding branched-chain amino acid ABC transporter permease has translation MTDFLKTLVNVAAIGCLYALIALGYSLVYGVLRFINFAHSDIFTIGAWLSFTLATAIVGVASATVAPAWYVLPIVLVSSMAACALLGVLIEMLAYRPMRQAPRLNVLITAIGVSLLLQNAGQLNVFFGTQPEKMPALIVDRPLFTIADVHFRTVDAVVVGLTIFLVIVLQWMVYRTKLGRAMRAVSFDEKVASLMGVPVNRVITITFAIGSALAAAGGLLFALKYGTLKQPADSAWVLLGLKAFVAAVVGGIGNVRGAALGALLIAAVEQFGSAYLSPHLKDVYVFVVLIAVLLLKPSGLMGTAVVEKV, from the coding sequence ATGACAGATTTTCTCAAAACGTTAGTTAACGTCGCCGCCATTGGCTGCCTCTACGCCCTCATTGCGCTTGGCTATAGCCTGGTGTACGGGGTGCTGCGCTTCATTAATTTTGCGCACTCCGACATTTTTACGATTGGGGCGTGGCTAAGTTTTACGCTCGCCACCGCGATCGTAGGCGTGGCATCGGCGACCGTAGCCCCGGCGTGGTACGTGTTGCCGATCGTCTTGGTGTCGTCGATGGCGGCATGTGCCCTGCTCGGTGTGCTCATCGAGATGCTGGCCTATCGGCCGATGCGGCAGGCGCCGCGCCTCAACGTGCTCATCACGGCTATTGGCGTCTCGCTGCTCTTGCAGAACGCGGGGCAGCTCAACGTGTTTTTTGGCACGCAGCCCGAGAAGATGCCGGCGCTCATCGTCGATAGGCCGCTGTTTACCATCGCCGACGTGCATTTCCGCACCGTCGACGCGGTAGTGGTGGGACTTACGATCTTCCTCGTGATCGTGCTGCAGTGGATGGTCTACCGCACCAAGCTGGGGCGCGCGATGCGCGCGGTGTCGTTCGACGAAAAGGTGGCCTCGCTCATGGGCGTGCCGGTAAATCGCGTCATCACGATTACGTTTGCGATTGGCTCCGCGCTCGCGGCGGCAGGCGGCCTCTTGTTTGCGCTCAAATACGGCACGCTCAAGCAGCCGGCCGATTCGGCGTGGGTGTTACTCGGCCTCAAGGCCTTTGTCGCGGCGGTGGTCGGCGGCATCGGCAACGTGCGCGGCGCCGCGCTGGGCGCCCTGCTTATCGCCGCGGTCGAACAGTTTGGTAGCGCGTATTTGTCGCCGCACCTTAAAGATGTCTACGTGTTTGTCGTGCTGATCGCCGTGCTCTTGCTTAAGCCAAGCGGCCTCATGGGCACGGCGGTGGTGGAGAAGGTATGA
- a CDS encoding ABC transporter ATP-binding protein: MKSRSTRSTQESPILWAQHLTLSFGGLRAVNDVTIELFRGELHGLIGPNGAGKTTIFNLMTGVYRPDSGHVQLAGRKVDGQKPSAIAKAGMSRTFQNIRLFSELSVLDNVLVAASLRASTGLFRALLRTPMAVAEERAMRERAMELLTLVGIADVADEQAKNLPYGKQRKLEIARALATEPKVLLLDEPVAGMNTQEKREMRGMISMLREQFAVAILLIEHDMGLVMDICDRITVLDHGEVIASGSPREVQSNPKVISAYLGTSESEAAAASSTTLPRVTIPPTAK, translated from the coding sequence ATGAAGTCACGTAGCACGCGCAGCACGCAAGAGAGCCCCATCTTGTGGGCGCAACACCTGACGTTGTCGTTTGGCGGGCTGCGCGCGGTCAATGACGTGACGATCGAGCTGTTTCGCGGCGAGCTGCATGGCCTGATTGGCCCCAATGGCGCTGGCAAGACGACGATTTTTAACTTGATGACGGGCGTGTATCGGCCCGATAGCGGCCATGTGCAGCTGGCTGGGCGCAAGGTCGACGGCCAGAAGCCGTCGGCGATTGCCAAGGCAGGGATGTCGCGGACGTTTCAGAATATTCGGCTTTTTTCCGAATTGTCGGTGCTCGACAACGTGCTAGTGGCCGCCAGCCTACGCGCGAGCACCGGACTATTTCGCGCCCTCTTGCGCACGCCGATGGCGGTGGCCGAAGAACGCGCCATGCGCGAGCGGGCGATGGAGTTGCTGACACTTGTCGGCATCGCCGACGTCGCCGATGAGCAGGCCAAGAACCTGCCATATGGCAAGCAACGCAAGCTCGAGATTGCGCGAGCGCTCGCCACCGAGCCCAAGGTGCTGCTCCTGGATGAGCCGGTCGCCGGCATGAATACGCAAGAAAAACGCGAGATGCGCGGCATGATCTCAATGCTGCGCGAGCAGTTTGCCGTGGCCATCTTGCTTATTGAGCATGACATGGGCCTGGTCATGGATATTTGCGACCGCATCACGGTGCTCGACCATGGCGAGGTGATTGCGTCGGGTTCACCGCGGGAAGTCCAGAGCAATCCCAAGGTGATCTCGGCCTATCTTGGCACCTCTGAGAGTGAGGCCGCGGCCGCATCTTCGACCACCTTGCCGCGCGTCACCATTCCACCGACCGCAAAGTGA
- a CDS encoding ABC transporter substrate-binding protein: protein MQKTVVKLKGWSVVKLGLLALAVVMAAGACDKMGAGKQDKPANNQAANTSGPIKVGHFASMTGPEATFGQSTDNGIRMALEEINAAGGVKGRQVELTTLDTASKASEGGTAVTRLITETKVVAILGEVASSISLAGAPVAQQYGVPMITPSSTNPKVTEVGNMIFRMCFMDDFQGDVQARFVKNDLKYAKAAVLYDQAQAYSKGLAEYFEKSFVAAGGTVVTKQAYDKGNTDVSAQLQTIKGSGAEVIVMPGYYTDVGTIANQARKLGITAPFFGGDGWESPKLVEIGGEALNGSYYSNHYAVDEGRPEVAAFVAKYQAKYGQVPDSLAALGYDAMKLLAAAMERAASLDGKVLRDAIAATKDFPGVTGVLTFDEGRNAKKAVAILQVKDGKTVFVKSIAPDGAAAAPATTTATPAPTPTAAPAAPAGN from the coding sequence ATGCAAAAAACGGTCGTGAAATTAAAGGGTTGGTCGGTGGTCAAGCTTGGGCTGCTGGCCCTGGCTGTGGTGATGGCGGCAGGCGCCTGTGACAAGATGGGCGCGGGCAAACAAGACAAGCCCGCGAACAACCAAGCAGCGAACACGTCTGGGCCGATCAAGGTCGGCCATTTCGCGTCGATGACCGGCCCTGAGGCGACGTTTGGCCAGTCGACGGACAATGGCATCCGGATGGCGCTTGAGGAAATCAACGCCGCGGGCGGCGTCAAGGGCCGTCAAGTCGAACTCACCACGCTCGACACGGCCAGCAAGGCCTCCGAAGGCGGCACCGCGGTGACCCGACTCATTACCGAGACCAAGGTCGTTGCGATTCTCGGCGAGGTCGCGTCGTCGATTTCGCTCGCGGGCGCGCCCGTGGCGCAGCAATACGGCGTGCCCATGATCACGCCGTCGTCGACCAATCCTAAGGTCACCGAGGTCGGCAACATGATCTTTCGCATGTGTTTTATGGACGACTTTCAAGGCGACGTGCAGGCGCGGTTTGTCAAAAACGACCTCAAGTATGCCAAGGCCGCGGTGCTCTATGATCAAGCGCAAGCGTACTCCAAGGGCCTCGCCGAGTACTTTGAAAAATCGTTCGTCGCCGCCGGCGGCACCGTGGTCACCAAGCAGGCTTACGATAAGGGCAACACCGATGTCTCGGCGCAGCTGCAAACCATCAAGGGCTCGGGCGCTGAAGTTATCGTGATGCCTGGCTACTACACCGACGTTGGCACCATTGCCAACCAGGCGCGCAAGCTTGGGATCACGGCGCCCTTCTTTGGCGGCGATGGCTGGGAATCGCCCAAGCTCGTCGAAATTGGCGGTGAGGCGCTCAACGGCAGCTACTACTCTAACCACTACGCGGTTGACGAGGGTCGTCCCGAAGTGGCGGCCTTTGTCGCCAAGTACCAAGCCAAGTATGGCCAAGTGCCAGACAGCCTCGCCGCGCTCGGCTACGACGCCATGAAGCTGCTCGCCGCCGCCATGGAGCGCGCCGCTTCACTAGATGGCAAGGTGTTGCGGGACGCGATCGCCGCGACCAAAGATTTTCCCGGCGTCACGGGCGTGCTGACGTTTGACGAAGGTCGCAACGCCAAGAAGGCCGTGGCCATTCTGCAAGTCAAAGACGGCAAGACGGTGTTTGTGAAGAGCATCGCGCCTGATGGCGCGGCAGCGGCACCGGCGACGACCACCGCGACGCCGGCTCCGACCCCAACCGCGGCACCAGCTGCACCTGCCGGCAACTAA
- a CDS encoding ABC transporter ATP-binding protein: protein MALLEVTDLNVHYGGIHALKGVSFAVEAGTIVTLIGANGAGKTTTLRGISGLLRLTSGSVKFDGRELRGLPAHKIAALGIAHAPEGRGIFANMTVDENLELGAFMRHDKAAIARDRERVFALFPRVKERLSQNAGTLSGGEQQMLAIARALLASPKLLLLDEPSLGLAPQITSKIFEIIRQIAAEGTTILLVEQNAYQALHVAQTAYVLEVGTLAMSGPAAQLLGDEGVKKAYLGIHD from the coding sequence ATGGCGCTCTTAGAAGTCACAGATCTCAATGTCCACTACGGCGGCATCCACGCGCTCAAGGGCGTGTCGTTCGCGGTCGAGGCCGGGACCATCGTCACGTTGATCGGCGCCAATGGCGCGGGCAAGACGACGACGTTGCGCGGCATCTCGGGCCTCTTGCGCCTTACCAGCGGCAGCGTCAAGTTTGACGGTCGCGAGCTGCGCGGCCTGCCGGCGCACAAGATCGCCGCGCTCGGCATTGCGCACGCGCCGGAGGGCCGCGGCATCTTTGCCAACATGACGGTCGATGAAAACCTCGAGCTCGGGGCGTTTATGCGCCACGACAAGGCCGCGATCGCACGCGACCGCGAACGGGTGTTTGCCTTGTTTCCGCGGGTCAAAGAGCGGCTATCGCAAAATGCCGGCACGCTTTCGGGTGGCGAGCAGCAAATGCTCGCCATTGCGCGCGCGCTGCTGGCGAGCCCCAAGCTGCTCTTGCTTGACGAGCCGTCGCTTGGGCTGGCGCCGCAAATCACGTCGAAGATTTTTGAGATCATCCGCCAGATTGCCGCCGAGGGCACGACCATCTTGCTGGTCGAGCAAAACGCGTATCAAGCCCTACATGTCGCGCAGACGGCCTATGTCCTCGAGGTTGGCACGCTGGCCATGTCCGGGCCCGCGGCGCAGCTCTTAGGCGACGAGGGCGTCAAGAAGGCCTACCTCGGCATTCACGATTGA
- a CDS encoding class I SAM-dependent methyltransferase encodes MLTTYLAEAALAPDWLIRHGIRRLLTTRLRDERRQVVSGHADELLRAMARAPIALVPEKANAQHYTVPAEFYRLVLGPHLKYSGCLWEPGAAHLGEAEAAMLALTCARAELTDGQRILELGCGWGSLTLWMAQHYPAAVITAVSNSPSQRAYIEGELARRGLSNVTVITADMNDFLPAQYGPFDRVVSVEMFEHMRNWSALLARVDDALAPDGRMFIHVFAHQTYLYPFEAEGDDNWMGRHFFSGGIMPSLALIDRLKTPFEVEARWQVDGTHYQKTAEAWLANLDHNRAAVEDVFAAAGEAAPARAAQRWRMFFMACAEQFGFDGGQQWQVVHWRLRRRAAAALTAASTTTATRAQA; translated from the coding sequence ATGCTAACCACGTACCTCGCTGAGGCAGCGCTCGCCCCGGATTGGTTAATTCGCCATGGCATTCGCCGCCTGCTAACGACGCGGTTGCGAGATGAGCGGCGGCAGGTTGTGAGCGGCCACGCGGACGAGCTGTTGAGGGCGATGGCGCGGGCGCCCATCGCGCTTGTGCCCGAGAAGGCCAACGCGCAGCACTACACCGTGCCCGCCGAGTTTTATCGCCTCGTGCTGGGGCCGCATCTAAAATACAGCGGCTGCTTGTGGGAGCCAGGCGCGGCGCACCTGGGCGAGGCCGAGGCCGCCATGCTGGCGCTTACGTGCGCCCGCGCCGAGCTGACCGACGGCCAACGCATCTTGGAGCTCGGGTGCGGGTGGGGCAGCCTCACCTTGTGGATGGCGCAGCACTACCCAGCCGCCGTGATCACCGCGGTTTCTAACTCGCCGTCGCAGCGGGCCTATATCGAGGGCGAGCTCGCGCGACGGGGGCTGAGCAACGTTACGGTGATCACCGCCGACATGAACGACTTCTTGCCAGCTCAGTACGGGCCGTTTGACCGCGTGGTTTCGGTCGAAATGTTTGAGCACATGCGCAACTGGTCGGCGTTACTCGCGCGCGTCGACGATGCCTTGGCGCCGGATGGCCGCATGTTTATCCACGTCTTCGCGCACCAGACGTATCTCTATCCCTTTGAGGCCGAGGGCGACGATAATTGGATGGGGCGGCATTTTTTCTCGGGCGGCATCATGCCGTCGCTGGCGCTGATCGATAGGCTAAAGACGCCGTTTGAGGTCGAGGCGCGGTGGCAGGTCGATGGCACGCATTATCAGAAAACGGCCGAGGCGTGGCTGGCAAATTTGGATCACAATCGCGCCGCCGTGGAGGACGTTTTTGCGGCGGCCGGCGAGGCGGCACCTGCGCGGGCGGCGCAGCGGTGGCGCATGTTCTTCATGGCGTGTGCCGAGCAATTTGGCTTTGACGGCGGCCAGCAGTGGCAGGTCGTGCATTGGCGCCTGCGGCGGCGCGCGGCGGCCGCTTTGACGGCCGCTTCGACGACGACGGCGACGCGGGCGCAGGCATGA